The DNA segment CGAACCCACCTGCAGCATCTAATCAGGGGGAACAAGCCCCTAAGGCTCAAAAGCGGACCCCTGCAAGATCGAGCAGAAACGGTTATAATGTACCATATGAACGCATTCGTATTGTACTTAGCGAAGCTTCTAAAGAAGAGTTAAAGAAAGTACAAGGGCAGTGGGCGAATTTTATGGAAAGACTGAAGCAAACCAATGCACCAGCTCATGCCACCTTATTAAACAGCAAACCGAGTGCTGCATCACCGAAAGCTTTAGTGTTAGCCTTTCGCTATGATATTCATTGTTCCTTAGCACTTGAGCATCAAAAAACAATTGAACCATTGCTGACAGAATTTACTGGAAAACCACTGTCCATTATTCCGATTCCTCAAGCGAATTGGAAAGACCTGCGTGAGGAATATGTGAGAAAGCAAAAGGGGAGCCATGATGATGAGGAAGAACCTGCCGAAAAAGGCGACGACGATCCGCTCATCTCAGAAGCAAGGAAACTTGCAGGCGACGATATCATCGAAATTCATGATTAATAGGAAAGAATAAAGGAGGAATTACCATGCGTGGTGGAGGAAATATGAACAATATGATGAAGCAAATGCAAAAAATGCAAAAGAAAATGATGAAGGCTCAAGAGGAACTTCATGAAATGACATTTGAAGCAACAGCAGGCGGCGGTATGGTTAAAGTCGTAGCTAATGGGAAGAAGGAAGTAACAGATGTTGAAATTAATGAAGAAGTTGTCGATCCTGATGACGTAGAAATGCTTCAAGATTTAATCATTGCAGCAACAAACGATGTCCTTAAGCAAGTGGAAGACAAAACAAACGATACTATGGGAGAGTTTACGAAAGGTATGCCTGGTGGAGGAATGTTTTAGGGGGGATTTTCCATGTACTATCCTGAACCGATATCTAAACTGATTGACAGTTTTACGAAGCTGCCAGGGATCGGCCCTAAGACGGCTGTCCGTCTGGCTTTTTTCGTCCTTGAAATGGAAGAGGATGATGTCTTGGATTTTGCAAATTCACTTGTCAGTGCCAAACGAGAGCTGACTCATTGCTCCATCTGCGGGCAAATCACAGACAATGACCCTTGCACCATATGTCAGGATGAATCTCGTGATAAATCCATTATATGTGTTGTTCAAGATCCAAAAGACGTCATTGCCATGGAGAAGATGAAGGAGTTTAGTGGAAAATATCATGTCCTTCACGGTGCGATTTCTCCAATGGATGGGATCGGCCCTGAGGATATAAATGTGGAAAGCCTTATTAACCGCCTCAAGGATGAGGGTGTGGAAGAGTTGATTTTGGCAACGAATCCAAATATTGAAGGGGAAGCCACAGCGATGTATATCTCAAGGCTTGTAAAACCGTCCGGTATTCGTATAACAAGAATTGCCCATGGTCTGCCGGTAGGTGGAGATTTAGAGTATGCTGATGAAGTCACTTTATCGAAAGCACTTGAAGGTCGAAGAGAACTGTAAAGTGGGTGATGATCATTTTTAGAAAGAAAACAAAGAGAAAAGAAATAGACCAGCAGTTACTAACAGACATTCAGAAATTGAAATATGAGTGGGAAACTTTGGACAACATTATTGAGCATAGTATTGAGCCTAGTGAAGAAGGGTTGCTAGATTTATCACTAGCTAAAGCAAAATATTTTTATATGTTGAGAGAGGCAAGACACCGAAAATTAAATGCTTTGTCGTGAAATAAAGGTATAACCTCCTGTATGGAATCATAACTTGTCTTAAACAAGTATTTTCTCCGAGGGGGTTTTTATGGATCCGGTGTTTGTCATTCTGATATTAGCCTTAGCTATCCCGTTGTTATTAATAGTTGGATTGCCTGCTTCTCCGATCAAATGGGTGGGACAAGCATTAATGAGAGTAGTCATTGCTGTTGTACTATTATTCTTTGTTAACTTATTTGGAGCGCAGTTCGGTTTACACGTTCCTATTAATGGATTTACAGCTGTTGCTTCCGCAATATTAGGAATACCAGGCGTGCTCTCATTAACAGCTATTCATTTGTGGGTGCTATAGAAACGGAAGAGAAGAATTTCT comes from the Halobacillus shinanisalinarum genome and includes:
- the recR gene encoding recombination mediator RecR, which encodes MYYPEPISKLIDSFTKLPGIGPKTAVRLAFFVLEMEEDDVLDFANSLVSAKRELTHCSICGQITDNDPCTICQDESRDKSIICVVQDPKDVIAMEKMKEFSGKYHVLHGAISPMDGIGPEDINVESLINRLKDEGVEELILATNPNIEGEATAMYISRLVKPSGIRITRIAHGLPVGGDLEYADEVTLSKALEGRREL
- a CDS encoding YbaB/EbfC family nucleoid-associated protein → MRGGGNMNNMMKQMQKMQKKMMKAQEELHEMTFEATAGGGMVKVVANGKKEVTDVEINEEVVDPDDVEMLQDLIIAATNDVLKQVEDKTNDTMGEFTKGMPGGGMF
- a CDS encoding pro-sigmaK processing inhibitor BofA family protein; protein product: MDPVFVILILALAIPLLLIVGLPASPIKWVGQALMRVVIAVVLLFFVNLFGAQFGLHVPINGFTAVASAILGIPGVLSLTAIHLWVL
- a CDS encoding YaaL family protein, which encodes MIIFRKKTKRKEIDQQLLTDIQKLKYEWETLDNIIEHSIEPSEEGLLDLSLAKAKYFYMLREARHRKLNALS